ATTATGTAAATCTCTGTATCAGACCTAAACTTTTCATTCGTATTTTAATACCCATTTAAACTCATAACATGgatgtttatttttaaaaaagcaaAATGATAATTCTTTCTCAGGATATAGGCACTCAATAAATCCAACTTAGTGAAAAAAGCTGAATTAGAGAAATTCTCAGAtgctaaaactgaaaaaatcaaGTATTTGATATCTAAGTCAAGCATTTGTATTCAATGCAGGTAACCcttgcatacatgtatggcaTGGAGTTTGAACAGATGAAATATCAGTTTTGTGTTTTTACTGAAGTGTACTTTAACATGACAAGTTTACTGTTACCACATCTTCTGCCGTCAATTCAGCAGTGCATCTTGCAACTGACATTTCTCATTCCACAAACAGGGAAGAACAGCAGCATATGGGAGGAATGGCTACAAATTGAATCAGTTTCCTTCACTCTTGCCTGGAGGAAATCGACAAAGAACTTCAGGTAGCTTTGATTATGTTTGCTCATATGTATTACACTTCAAATGGAAGATTTTCAATGTCCACTCTTTTATGTCAgtctgtgtgtatatatgtgtgtctgtctgtctgcatgcatgcatgcatgtacgtatgcatgtatcatttgtatgtatgtatgtgtgtatgtatgcatgtatgtatggttTGTTTTAATGTCcttgtgtctgtgtctgtgtgtgaaaGGTTGTTGAGATCATGTATGTATTTGAAGCTTTAATCTCTCTGATGTCCTCTGatatatacatttttatactgcCCTCTGTGGTCATTATGTATCAGACCTAAACTTTTCATTCGTATTTTAACTTGTAGCTTCAGGATACTCGATATTAGATACCATATATTCAGAAGCTACAAGGACCTACTATGTGTTAGATGTCATGTGTTGGAACGGTGCTCCAGTCTACGACAGTGACACGGAGTTCAGGTTCTACTGGATGCGTGCCAAGTTTGAAGAGACTCCAGAAGTTTCAAGCAATGCAAAACTTAACCCTGTGAGTGACTTTGATAATGGACAGGACCACTTGCTGATTTAGTGTTTATAAACGTTGTTCacatttgtgaatttcaaaCCCGAGAGAAGAGGTCACCATTTTGATCATTCATATTTTACGTGACATGTACCGGGGTATTATAATTTGTTGTACTCGATGAAGTCTGCTTTGTTGTTGGTCAGCTGTGTCCTTGACACTGCTATATAGAATAGAGTATTTCCTTTACATAGTCATGTACTCCTCTGTTTTATATCTACAGTTCAAGTTCATACCGTTGAAGTACTATGCATGTGACAAGGAAAACTTGACCAAGGTAATGTCAGAGCCACTGCCCTTTGAGGTAAGTGCATTGACCTCTGTGTGTCCAGAACTGCCTGCCTAGAGCAGTTAAATATTTGTTAGGTGAgacgagtaaaatttcagttacctATACCATGGGATAGTAGAAACAATTGGTTATCTTTGGTTTGCTGAGATAAGACACACAAAATGCAGAGTACACAGCATGCAAGACAGAATGTCTAGGACAGGTACCTGACTGGATGTCTGGTTGTTATTTTACACATATTTCCAACACTGATATGTGTGGTAAAACAGCTGTAATCTCAATGAGTTTCAAGACATACATTATCATTTTATGAAAAGAGGTATTTAGCCCCTCTTCCCCTGTGATTATCTTCAAATACAATTAGAACTGTAACTGGGGAACTTCATTGCAGTGAGAATGTACATGTAGATCTCTACACCCGTTTTCACCCCATCCCCCTCCCCCCTTCGCAGtatacaggtccacaatcaccatttacAATAATGAGTttaggtcaaaccatggtgatgataCAACTAAAGCCACCTCACAGAATTTAATCCGTCCATGTGAAGCTCTCACATACATCAAATCATAACATTTTTAGTCAATTTTCTTTCTACCGACTCCCTCCGACATATTGACATTCTACAAACACTTCACTTAAATGACCGTGTTCCTCCTTTTGAAGTTGAAATAGGATTAATTTGTTCGTAGGTGTCATGCACATTCtttcaaagtgaaagtactggtATTATCCATCCTAATAAGGAAAGAGTCACTAATTCTtccaaaataattcatggttaTGTTAATTGCTTTATGTTGCAAGCAAACAATAAGTACAGAcaggaaaaataaagttttatgtTTATGTAAATGAAGAGTTCAATACAAGTGCATCAATGGTCCCCCTGACTTTAGATTCCGGAGAAGCCATGTAATAGTTCATACTTTGTGTAATTCACACTAAAATGAACTTAAAGAAATGTTTGTGAGTGTGAAAAATGTTCATAAGTCAATCATAGATATGAAAACAGCATGGCCGTAGAGCCTCATTGGCTCATACAACCAACTTTCCAATTTGGGATTCTAAAAGTCAATGCaagtattttgataatttatgtcaCTCTTCTTGATCTTGTAGCCGGCATTGGATGGTTTGCTGTTCTACCACAAGAAGACTCACTATACATTTGGCACTACGCCCTTGGTGACGTGGCTTCAAGCGTGGATGTTACCAGATATCTTGAACATCCCTGTGCCTCAGAGTTACATAGACAATAAGCCGCCCAAGGCTAGACTGTTGCCACCATCTCCTATGGATGTGAACAACCCTGGCAAGGCCAAGGGCAAATCAAAGGCTCAAGTTGAAGAGGATGTATCTGAAGTCGATGGCTCCAATACCATGGAGTGACACATGAATGTTGTATTCCAGGAAGCGATGATGAAAACTGACAAGCAGACATTTTGCTAATTTTATAAAATGTGGACTTGATATACTGTATAAAGTTACTGTTAACATTTGTCCATGGATTTGCTGAAGTGCATAGTAACAACTTTGAAGTGAAATTGCCCTCAACAAGAATCGTCATGTGTGTCATCGTAATCAGGTTCCAAGTCTCAAAAACCTTGCAAGGAATCCATCTCTACTGGCAGATGCCGGAAGAGCCATACAATGGAAAAACTCAAGTACTTCATCTGCTGGCAATATATTAATAACGGCTGTAA
This is a stretch of genomic DNA from Ptychodera flava strain L36383 chromosome 21, AS_Pfla_20210202, whole genome shotgun sequence. It encodes these proteins:
- the LOC139121157 gene encoding snurportin-1-like isoform X1, whose amino-acid sequence is MEELTETLSASFSVSKIPNNPAAPHPRLSNYKVRTSAVDQNERRRKQLEQQKQNRRDYVNLARRLAEDDWKDCSSEEDELDESAEDMDTSTTKTKKHRKKKLRYYRNRLMLSEWLVDVPSDFETEWLMMLCPIGKRSLIVSARGRTAAYGRNGYKLNQFPSLLPGGNRQRTSASGYSILDTIYSEATRTYYVLDVMCWNGAPVYDSDTEFRFYWMRAKFEETPEVSSNAKLNPFKFIPLKYYACDKENLTKVMSEPLPFEPALDGLLFYHKKTHYTFGTTPLVTWLQAWMLPDILNIPVPQSYIDNKPPKARLLPPSPMDVNNPGKAKGKSKAQVEEDVSEVDGSNTME
- the LOC139121157 gene encoding snurportin-1-like isoform X2, with protein sequence MEELTETLSASFSVSKIPNNPAAPHPRLSNYKVRTSAVDQNERRRKQLEQQKQNRRDYVNLARRLAEDDWKDCSSEEDELDESAEDMDTSTTKTKKHRKKKLRYYRNRLMLSEWLVDVPSDFETEWLMMLCPIGKRSLIVSARGRTAAYGRNGYKLNQFPSLLPGGNRQRTSASGYSILDTIYSEATRTYYVLDVMCWNGAPVYDSDTEFRFYWMRAKFEETPEVSSNAKLNPFKFIPLKYYACDKENLTKPALDGLLFYHKKTHYTFGTTPLVTWLQAWMLPDILNIPVPQSYIDNKPPKARLLPPSPMDVNNPGKAKGKSKAQVEEDVSEVDGSNTME